A window from Flammeovirgaceae bacterium encodes these proteins:
- a CDS encoding 6-carboxytetrahydropterin synthase — MISITKIFRFEAAHAIYTYPGSCQNIHGHSYELQVTVHAKQESDGFIPGLGITLDFKVLKACVQESVIKVLDHKLILSKAYLANVKNEFSPSELFVFEHEPTAENLLVFSRNQIRAALPESVGLKSLRLYETRDSFADWSEG; from the coding sequence ATGATTTCCATTACCAAAATTTTTAGGTTTGAAGCCGCCCATGCCATTTACACCTACCCGGGAAGCTGCCAAAACATTCATGGGCATTCCTATGAACTGCAGGTGACCGTGCACGCGAAGCAGGAAAGCGATGGGTTCATCCCCGGGCTGGGGATAACCCTTGACTTTAAAGTTTTAAAGGCCTGTGTGCAGGAGTCGGTCATTAAGGTATTGGACCATAAGCTTATTTTATCAAAAGCCTACCTGGCCAACGTCAAAAATGAATTTTCCCCTTCTGAGCTTTTTGTATTTGAGCACGAACCTACAGCGGAAAATTTATTGGTCTTCTCCAGGAACCAAATTCGCGCGGCCTTGCCCGAAAGCGTTGGGCTAAAGTCCTTAAGGTTGTACGA
- a CDS encoding tryptophanase: MPKKKRALTEPFKIKMVEPLTVTTEGYRLDKLKAAYYNPFLLQSDDVFIDLLTDSGTGAMSDRQLAGMLAGDESYAGARSWQHLERVVRDLTGMPYILPAHQGRAAERILYSTIGGKGKVFISNTHFDTTRANIEFTGATAIDIPSAESIDLEQGSDFKGNIDTDKLSGLILAHGAQNIGAVIMTVTNNSSGGQPVSMCNMEEVRSICDEHHVMLVIDGCRIAENSYFVKHREQGYSGHTYEAIAQKMLQLGDAFVMSAKKDGMVNIGGLLALKDEELSGKCINLLIISEGFATYGGLAGRDMEAMAIGLKEVFDPDYLHYRIRSTAYLGEHLKAKGVPVVWPIGGHAVYIDAGKLYPNIPVHQYPGQALVCDLYVQGGIRCVEIGSVMFGKYGKNGKLVPAKHELVRLAIPRRTYTQSHIDYVVDVFDDILGMAGRKGGYQITYEPPFLRHFTARFEPV, translated from the coding sequence ATGCCGAAGAAAAAGAGGGCACTGACCGAGCCATTTAAAATTAAAATGGTGGAGCCCTTGACGGTCACCACAGAAGGGTACCGCCTGGACAAGTTAAAGGCCGCCTACTATAACCCCTTCCTTCTCCAATCAGACGATGTGTTTATAGACCTGTTGACCGACAGTGGGACGGGGGCCATGAGCGACCGCCAGTTGGCCGGGATGCTGGCCGGGGACGAAAGCTATGCCGGGGCAAGAAGCTGGCAACATCTTGAGCGCGTGGTCCGGGACCTTACGGGGATGCCCTATATCCTGCCCGCCCACCAGGGTAGGGCGGCCGAGAGGATACTGTATAGCACCATTGGGGGCAAGGGCAAAGTGTTCATCAGCAACACCCATTTTGACACGACCCGGGCAAATATTGAATTTACCGGGGCCACGGCCATAGACATACCGTCTGCGGAGTCCATCGATTTGGAGCAAGGATCGGATTTTAAAGGCAATATTGACACCGATAAATTGTCGGGGCTTATCCTCGCGCACGGTGCGCAAAATATTGGGGCCGTCATCATGACGGTGACCAACAATTCCTCGGGAGGCCAACCGGTGAGCATGTGCAATATGGAGGAGGTGCGTTCAATTTGTGATGAGCACCACGTAATGCTGGTGATAGATGGATGCCGTATTGCCGAAAACAGTTACTTCGTAAAACACCGCGAGCAGGGGTACAGCGGGCATACTTATGAGGCAATCGCCCAAAAAATGTTGCAATTGGGCGATGCGTTTGTCATGAGCGCCAAAAAAGATGGTATGGTGAACATAGGAGGCCTCCTTGCCCTTAAGGACGAAGAGTTGAGTGGAAAATGTATCAACCTATTGATTATTTCGGAGGGGTTCGCCACCTATGGTGGCCTGGCCGGCCGCGATATGGAAGCGATGGCCATTGGCCTTAAAGAGGTATTCGACCCGGATTATTTGCATTACCGCATACGGAGCACGGCCTATCTCGGAGAACATTTGAAGGCAAAAGGGGTGCCCGTGGTTTGGCCCATCGGGGGACATGCGGTGTATATCGATGCCGGCAAACTGTACCCAAATATTCCTGTCCACCAATACCCAGGGCAGGCATTGGTGTGTGACTTGTATGTGCAGGGCGGCATCCGTTGCGTGGAGATAGGGAGCGTGATGTTTGGCAAGTACGGCAAAAACGGCAAATTGGTCCCGGCAAAACATGAACTGGTTAGGTTGGCCATTCCCCGCAGGACCTATACGCAAAGCCATATTGATTATGTGGTCGATGTATTTGATGATATCCTGGGCATGGCCGGCCGCAAGGGGGGATATCAGATCACGTATGAACCGCCCTTCCTGAGGCACTTTACCGCCCGCTTTGAACCTGTATAA
- a CDS encoding hemerythrin domain-containing protein: MTVSELLRIAPQAAPTLKKWGIASGDGGIRFEEACKEAGVLPGAVKARLKAVCPSTSPVEGLTGWPAPELISNKLAQHHQLIKRSIAGIRESFQEVFRQYAPVRAELTKIKPLIDKVAEGLELHIHTEGKILFPAIKRMATDSPEKDESEGNGFPLAYPLEAMEDDHREALADLGKIRILSRGHRVPGGTNSNFHLLYTQLQRLEKHLRQAVLIEDGILFPAALKLEGKTINGATP; the protein is encoded by the coding sequence ATGACGGTTTCTGAATTATTGCGCATAGCCCCCCAGGCGGCCCCGACCCTAAAAAAATGGGGAATTGCCAGCGGGGATGGCGGCATACGGTTTGAGGAAGCCTGTAAAGAAGCCGGGGTGTTGCCGGGGGCTGTAAAGGCCAGGCTAAAGGCCGTGTGCCCTTCAACTTCCCCTGTTGAAGGCCTAACCGGCTGGCCGGCACCGGAGTTGATATCAAATAAGCTGGCGCAACACCACCAATTGATAAAAAGGTCAATAGCGGGCATCCGCGAATCCTTTCAGGAAGTATTCCGGCAATATGCACCCGTAAGGGCAGAATTGACCAAGATCAAACCGCTCATTGACAAGGTGGCCGAAGGCCTGGAACTACATATCCATACGGAAGGGAAAATCTTGTTCCCCGCCATAAAAAGAATGGCCACCGATAGCCCGGAAAAGGACGAAAGCGAGGGCAACGGGTTTCCCCTGGCATACCCCCTGGAAGCCATGGAAGACGACCATCGGGAAGCCCTTGCCGACCTGGGCAAGATCAGGATACTGAGCCGGGGCCATAGGGTGCCAGGGGGCACCAATTCCAACTTTCATTTGTTGTATACGCAGCTTCAACGGTTGGAAAAGCACCTTCGGCAAGCGGTTTTAATTGAAGACGGCATACTCTTTCCGGCAGCATTGAAACTGGAAGGCAAAACCATCAATGGGGCAACCCCATAA